The following proteins come from a genomic window of Trifolium pratense cultivar HEN17-A07 linkage group LG4, ARS_RC_1.1, whole genome shotgun sequence:
- the LOC123924359 gene encoding polygalacturonase non-catalytic subunit AroGP2-like, which translates to MHRHSLFLSYILLSTLTVGLAVDHAGDKNQNQNPFTPKAFVIRYWDRVIKNNLPKPSFILSKASPLSAADASAFAKHAVANTLSTKLPEFCSAAHLLCFPEVNPSLTKHTQDGEFSVYNDAQNFTNYGTERPGGIDSFKNYSNGFDSNPVNEFRQYSRSSAGHNDSFTNYAIETNVADQKFNTYGSGAAGGSGEFKEYAENTNVPNLRFTTYSVSTAGREQSFNSYSENGNAGDQSFGNYGKDSAGAQNRFTEYGTNSNVASSGFSSYADKGTGDEDTFVNYGVNMNNPTENFKNYARGSLGGVEKFSNYRDQSNVGADSFSSYAKDSTGGTQVDFDNYGKSFNEGTDTFKGYAKGADADHKVTFTGYGVNNTFKDYDKKGISFAKYTNASSSSTNSVSDSGSSLVKKWVQPGKFFREKMLKQGVVMPMPDIKDKLPQRAFLPRTILTKLPFASSKLKQVFKVSDNSSMDKMIVESLSECERAPSMGETKRCVGSLEDMIDFATSVLGHNVTVRSTESVNGSGKNVMVGQVRGINGGKVTESVSCHQSLFPYLLYYCHSVPKVRVYEADLLDPASKVKINHGVAICHLDTTAWSPSHGAFMALGSGPGRIEVCHWIFENDMTWTTVD; encoded by the exons ATGCATAGACACTCCCTTTTTCTCTCTTATATCCTTCTTTCCACACTCACT GTTGGTTTAGCAGTGGATCATGCAGGAgacaaaaaccaaaaccaaaatccATTCACTCCAAAGGCATTTGTAATTCGCTATTGGGACAGAGTCATCAAAAACAACTTACCAAAGCCATCTTTCATTCTCTCCAAGGCCTCGCCACTTAGCGCGGCCGATGCATCGGCCTTCGCAAAACACGCGGTCGCCAACACACTCTCCACAAAGCTGCCGGAGTTCTGTTCCGCCGCACACCTCCTCTGTTTCCCTGAAGTAAATCCTAGCCTAACAAAACACACTCAGGATGGAGAATTCTCCGTCTACAACGACGCTCAGAATTTCACCAATTACGGAACAGAAAGACCTGGAGGAATTGACTCGTTCAAAAACTACTCCAACGGTTTCGATAGCAATCCGGTAAACGAATTCCGGCAATACAGCCGGAGTTCCGCCGGTCATAACGATAGTTTCACAAACTACGCTATCGAAACCAACGTCGCTGATCAGAAATTCAACACCTACGGTTCCGGCGCCGCTGGTGGCTCCGGCGAATTCAAAGAATACGCTGAAAACACCAACGTCCCGAACCTCCGTTTCACAACTTACTCCGTCTCAACCGCCGGAAGAGAACAATCGTTCAACAGTTACAGTGAAAACGGAAACGCCGGCGATCAGAGTTTCGGAAATTACGGCAAAGACTCCGCCGGTGCTCAAAACCGTTTCACGGAATACGGAACGAACTCTAACGTTGCATCGTCAGGTTTTTCGAGTTACGCGGATAAAGGTACAGGTGATGAAGACACGTTCGTTAATTACGGCGTTAATATGAATAATCCAactgaaaatttcaaaaattacgCTAGAGGAAGTTTAGGTGGGGTTGAAAAATTCTCTAATTATAGAGATCAATCTAATGTTGGTGCTGATTCGTTTAGTTCTTATGCTAAGGACTCAACAGGTGGGACCCAGGTTGATTTTGATAACTATGGAAAATCATTTAACGAAGGAACCGACACTTTCAAAGGGTATGCTAAAGGTGCTGATGCAGATCATAAGGTAACTTTTACCGGTTATGGTGTTAATAACACTTTCAAGGATTATGATAAAAAAGGGATTTCTTTTGCTAAGTATACTaatgcttcttcttcttccactaATTCTGTTAGTGACAGTGGTAGTAGTTTGGTAAAAAAATGGGTTCAACCCGGTAAGTTTTTCCGCGAAAAGATGTTGAAACAAGGTGTGGTTATGCCTATGCCTGATATCAAGGATAAATTGCCACAAAGGGCATTTTTGCCTCGtactattttgaccaaattgCCCTTTGCGTCTTCTAAGTTGAAGCAAGTGTTTAAGGTGTCTGACAATTCGTCTATGGATAAGATGATTGTGGAGTCTTTGAGTGAATGTGAGAGGGCGCCGAGTATGGGTGAGACAAAGCGTTGTGTTGGTTCGCTTGAGGATATGATTGACTTTGCAACTTCAGTTTTGGGGCACAATGTTACGGTTAGGTCCACTGAGAGTGTGAATGGGTCAGGAAAGAATGTTATGGTTGGTCAGGTTAGAGGGATAAATGGGGGGAAAGTAACTGAATCGGTGTCGTGTCATCAGAGCTTATTTCCTTATTTGTTGTACTACTGTCACTCTGTCCCGAAGGTTCGAGTTTATGAGGCTGATCTTTTGGACCCTGCGTCTAAGGTCAAGATTAACCATGGTGTTGCTATTTGTCACTTGGATACAACCGCTTGGAGCCCCAGCCACGGTGCATTCATGGCTCTTGGGTCTGGTCCAGGTCGAATTGAAGTGTGTCATTGGATCTTTGAGAATGACATGACTTGGACTACCGTCGACTAA
- the LOC123921435 gene encoding vacuolar cation/proton exchanger 3-like: protein MGSEGSQIRVWFEILLISKVGSFTARKSQTNREGEGENMEAEEDAVIGFWSAFGWLDGMTVFIALLSEYVVDTIERFKKPISRGSTSFLEW from the exons ATGGGCTCTGAAGGTTCACAAATTCGGGTTTGGTTTG AGATTTTGTTGATTTCGAAAGTTGGATCCTTTACTGCTCGAAAAAGTCAGACAAACCGT GAAGGTGAAGGTGAAAACATGGAGGCAGAAGAAGATGCCGTGATTGGATTCTGGAGTGCATTTGGTTGGTTGGATGGAATGACTGTTTTCATTGCTTTGTTGTCTGAATATGTGGTGGATACAATTGAG AGATTCAAGAAACCTATTTCGAGAGGAAGTACCAGTTTCCTGGAATGGTAA
- the LOC123922978 gene encoding dihydropyrimidinase-like codes for MENSSVGDDVRVIDATGKFVMPGGIDPHPHLEFEFMNTVSVDDFFSGQAAALAGGTTMHIVFIFPTNGSLKAGFEAYEKKAKKSYMDYGFHMAVTKWDETVSREMELMVKEKCINSFKFFLVYKGFAMVNDVRLLEGFKKCKSLGALAMVHAENGDAVIEGQRKMIELGITGPEGHALSRPAVTKREPKDLWQEPLVPASSWTPCSDQRSWEPNGMKFESSIKNFSRSIHFFLLSNLKVTQDLCIFQ; via the exons ATGGAGAATTCATCA GTTGGAGATGATGTTCGTGTCATAGATGCCACCGGCAAGTTTGTTATGCCAG GAGGCATTGATCCTCATCCTCATCTGGAGTTTGAGTTTATGAACACTGTATCAGTGGATGACTTCTTCAGTGGCCAGGCCGCAGCATTGGCTGGTGGGACGACAATGCACATTGTCTTTATTTTTCCAACTAATGGGAGTTTAAAGGCCGGTTTTGAAGCCTACGAAAAGAAGGCAAAGAAGTCTTACATGGATTATGGTTTCCATATGGCTGTTACCAAATGGGATGAAACTGTTTCGAGAGAAATGGAGCTCATGGTCAAGGAGAAAT GTATCAACTCTTTCAAGTTTTTCTTGGTGTACAAAGGATTTGCTATGGTCAATGATGTACGTCTTCTGGAAGGATTTAAAAAGTGCAAGTCTCTTGGTGCCTTAGCCATGGTCCATGCAGAAAATGGAGACGCTGTGATTGAAGGGCAAAGGAAGATGATAGAGCTTGGAATAACTGGACCCGAGGGGCACGCTCTTTCTAGGCCTGCAGTG ACCAAACGTGAACCAAAAGATTTATGGCAGGAACCTTTGGTCCCTGCTTCTTCTTGGACACCATGTTCTGATCAGCGAAGTTGGGAACCTAATG GTATGAAATTTGaatcatctataaaaaatttcagcagAAGTATCCACTTCTTCCTGCTATCCAATCTGAAAGTGACACAAGACCTATGTATTTTCCAATGA